A part of Candidatus Omnitrophota bacterium genomic DNA contains:
- a CDS encoding DUF4406 domain-containing protein, with product MNKRRVIVYISGPYRGDIEENICKARQMSIEIWKAGYTVICPHLNTFHFEKDCTLPEKDYIMGDIEILRRVDIVFMLENWQKSEGANIEHEEAFRQGIPIVYNLEHLEAWYAAKPTVPI from the coding sequence ATGAATAAGCGCAGGGTTATAGTATATATTTCTGGGCCATACCGAGGAGACATAGAAGAGAATATCTGTAAGGCCCGCCAGATGTCCATTGAAATATGGAAGGCGGGGTATACCGTAATTTGTCCCCACCTCAATACTTTCCATTTTGAAAAAGACTGCACCCTTCCGGAAAAAGATTATATTATGGGAGACATAGAGATTTTACGCAGGGTAGATATAGTTTTTATGCTTGAGAATTGGCAGAAATCCGAAGGCGCAAACATTGAGCATGAAGAAGCATTTAGGCAGGGAATACCTATCGTATATAATTTAGAACATCTAGAGGCCTGGTATGCGGCAAAACCGACGGTCCCTATTTAA